From Scomber japonicus isolate fScoJap1 chromosome 22, fScoJap1.pri, whole genome shotgun sequence, one genomic window encodes:
- the LOC128383636 gene encoding tripartite motif-containing protein 16-like yields the protein MAQRDQLDRDSITCSICLDLLKDPVGLPCGHSYCMSCIKGFWDGEDQRKIYSCPQCREAFTPRPVLKKNTMLAALVEQLKKTGLQAAPADHCYAGTEDVACDVCTGRKLKAFKSCLVCLASYCENHLQPHYDAAPLKKHKLVEPSKKLQENICSCHDEVMKIFCRTDKKCICYLCTMEDHKGHDTVPAAAERTERQRELEVSRLNIQQRIQDREKDVKLLQQEVEAVSRSADKAVEDSEKIFTQLIRLLQKRSSDVKQQIRSQQETEVSGVKELQEKLQQEITELKRKDAELKQLSHTEDHNQFLHNYPSVSQLSEPTDSSSINIRPLRHFEDVTAAVSELRDKLQDILRDKWTNISLTETEVDVLLSEPEPEPKTRAEFLKYSREITLDPNTAHTDLLLSEGNRKVERTLEQQSYPRHTDRFTDYYQVLSRESLTGRCYWEVEWRGTVFVAVAYKNISRAGDESVFGYNDKSWSLWCYPDSYNFLFKGIKTHLSGPDSSRVGVYLDHRAGILSFYRVSETMTLLHRVQTTFTQPLCAG from the coding sequence atggcgcagagagatcagctggaccgagacTCAATCACCTGTTCGATCtgtttggatctactgaaggatccggtgggtcttccctgtggacacagctactgtatgagctgtattaaaggattctgggatggagaggatcagaggaagatctacagctgccctcagtgtagagaggccttcacaccgaggcctgtcctgaagaaaaacaccatgttagcagctttagtggagcagctgaagaagactggactccaagctgctcctgctgatcactgctatgctggaactgaagatgtggcctgtgatgtctgcactgggaggaagctgaaagccttcaagtcctgtctggtgtgtctggcctcttactgtgagaatcacctccagcctcattatgatgcagctccattaaagaaacacaagctggtggagccctccaagaagctccaggagaacatttgttcttgtcatgatgaggtgatgaagatattctgccgtacagataagaaatgtatctgttatctgtgcactatggaggatcataaaggccacgacacagtcccagctgcagcagaaaggactgagaggcagagagagctcgaggtgagtcgactaaacatccagcagagaatccaggacagagagaaagatgtgaagctgcttcaacaggaggtggaggccgtcagtcgctctgctgataaagcagtggaggacagtgagaagatcttcactcagctgatccgtctcctccagaaaagaagctctgatgtgaagcagcagatcagatcccagcaggaaactgaagtgagtggagtcaaagagcttcaggagaagctgcagcaggagatcactgagctgaagaggaaagacgctgaactgaagcagctctcacacacagaggatcacaaccagtttctacacaactacccctcagtgtcacaactcagtgaacctacagactcatccagcatcaatatccgtcctctcagacactttgaggatgtgacagcagctgtgtcagaactcagagataaactacaggacatcctgagggacaaatggacaaacatctcactgacagagactgaagtggacgttttactgtcagaaccagaaccagagcccaagaccagagccgagttcttaaaatattcacgtgaaatcactctggatccaaatacagcacacacagatctgttattatctgaggggaacagaaaagtagaacgGACGTTAGAACAACAGTCTTATcctagacacacagacagattcactgattattatcaggtcctgagtagagagagtctgactggacgttgttactgggaggtggagtggagaggaacAGTTtttgtagcagtcgcatacaagaatatcagcagagcaggagatgAATCTGtatttggatataatgacaaatcttggtctttatgGTGTTACCCTGACAGttataattttttgttcaaaggCATTAAAACTCACCTCTCAGGTCCTgattcctccagagtcggagtgtacctggatcacagagcaggtattctgtccttctacagagtctctgaaaccatgactctcctccacagagtccagaccacattcactcagcctctctgtgctgga
- the LOC128383635 gene encoding tripartite motif-containing protein 16-like, translating into MAQRDQLNRESFSCSICLDLLKDPVGLPCGHSYCMSCIKGFWDGEDQRKIYSCPQCREAFTPRPVLKKNTMLAALVEQLKKTGLQAAPADHCYAGPEDVACDICTGRKLKAFKSCLVCLASYCENHLQPHYDAAPLKKHKLVEPSKKLQENICSCHDKVMEIFCRTDKKSICYLCTMEDHKGHDTVSAAAERTERQRELEVSRLNIQQRIQDREKDVKLLQQEVEAVTRSADKAVEDSEKTFTQLIRLLQKRSSDVKQQIRSQQETEVSGVKELQEKLQQEITELKRKDAELKQLSHTEDHNQFLHNYPSVSQLSEPTDSSSINIRPLRYFEDVTAAVSDLRDKLQDILRDKQTNISLTVTEEKVSLSEPEPEPKTRAEFLKYSREITLDPNTVNTYLLLSDGNRKVEYTRQQQSYSSHTDRFSDRWQVLSRESLTGRCYWEVEWRGNVDVAVAYKNISRRGSESLFGHNDKSWSLWCYPNNYEFWFNNIKTPVSGPGSSRVGVYLDHRAGILSFYSVSETMTLLHRVQTTFTQPLYTG; encoded by the coding sequence atggcgcagagagaTCAGCTGAACCGAGAATCCTTCTcctgttcgatctgtctggatctactgaaggatccggtgggtcttccctgtggacacagctactgtatgagctgtattaaaggattctgggatggagaggatcagaggaagatctacagctgccctcagtgcagagaggccttcacaccgaggcctgtcctgaagaaaaacaccatgttagcagctttagtggagcagctgaagaagactggactccaagctgctcctgctgatcactgctatgctggacctgaagatgtggcctgtgatatctgcactgggaggaagctgaaagccttcaagtcctgtctggtgtgtctggcctcttactgtgagaatcacctccagcctcattatgatgcagctccattaaagaaacacaagctggtggagccctccaagaagctccaggagaacatctgctcttgTCATGATAAGGTAATGgagatattctgccgtacagataagaagagtatctgttatctgtgcactatggaggatcataaaggccacgacacagtctcagctgcagcagaaaggactgagaggcagagagagcttgaggtgagtcgactaaacatccagcagagaatccaggacagagagaaagatgtgaagctgcttcaacaggaggtggaggccgtcactcgctctgctgataaagcagtggaggacagtgagaagaccttcactcagctgatccgtctcctccagaaaagaagctctgatgtgaagcagcagatcagatcccagcaggaaactgaagtgagtggagtcaaagagcttcaggagaagctgcagcaggagatcactgagctgaagaggaaagacgctgaactgaagcagctctcacacacagaggatcacaaccagtttctacacaactacccctcagtgtcacaactcagtgaacctacagactcatccagcatcaatatccgtcctctcagatactttgaggatgtgacagcagctgtgtcagatctcagagataaactacaggacatcctgagggacaaacagacaaacatctcactgacagtgactgaagaGAAAGTTTCactgtcagaaccagaaccagaacccaagaccagagctgagttcttaaaatattcacgtgaaatcactctggatccaaacacagtaaacacatatctgttattatctgatgggaacagaaaagtagaatatACGAgacaacaacagtcttattctagtcacacagacagattcagtGATAGGTggcaggtcctgagtagagagagtctgactggacgttgttactgggaggtggagtggagaggaaatgttgatgtagcagtcgcatacaagaatatcagcagaagAGGAAGTGAATCTCTATTTGGacataatgacaaatcttggtctttatgGTGTTACCCTAACAATTATGaattttggttcaacaacattaaaactcccgtctcaggtcctggttcctccagagtcggagtgtacctggatcacagagcaggtattctgtccttctacagcgtctctgaaaccatgactctcctccacagagtccagaccacattcactcagcctctctacaCTGGA